The Grus americana isolate bGruAme1 unplaced genomic scaffold, bGruAme1.mat scaffold_848, whole genome shotgun sequence genome has a segment encoding these proteins:
- the LOC129201226 gene encoding olfactory receptor 14C36-like, with product VAICKPLHYGTLLGSRACAHMAAAAWGSGFLHALLHTANTFSLPLCHGNAMDQFFCEIPQILKLSCSDAYLREVGLTVTGACLVFGCFVFIVVSYVQIFRAVLRIPSEQGRHKAFSTCLPHLAVVSLFISTCIFAYLKPPSIYSPSLDLVMAVLYSVVPPVIKAHLFTLDFPR from the exons gttgccatctgcaaacccttGCACTACGGGAcactcctgggcagcagagcttgtgcccacatggcagcagctgcctggggcagtgggtttctccatgctctgctgcacacggccaatacattttccctacccctctgccacggcaatgctatggaccagttcttctgtgaaatcccccagatcctcaagctctcctgctcagatgcctacctcagggaagttgggctaaCTGTGACTGGTGCCTGTTTAgtctttgggtgttttgtttttatcgtggtgtcctatgtgcagatcttcagggctgtgctgaggatcccctctgagcagggacggcacaaagccttttccacgtgcctccctcacctggccgtggtctccctgtttatcagcacttgcatatttgcctacctgaagcccccctccatctactccccatccctggatctGGTaatggcagttctgtactcagtggtgcctcca GTGATCAAAGCTCATCTTTTCACTCTTGACTTTCCCAGGTGa
- the LOC129201199 gene encoding olfactory receptor 14J1-like — MSYDRYVAICKPLHYGTLLGSRACAHMAAAAWGSGFLHALLHTANTFSLPLCHGNAVDQFFCEIPQILKLSCSDAYLREAGLIVVSVCLAFGCFVFIVVSYVQIFRAVLRIPSEQGRHKAFSTCLPHLAVVSLFISTGSFAHLKPLSVSSATLDLVVSLLYSVVPPAMNPLIYSMRNKELKDAVWKLMTGCYSEAKNCPSSA; from the coding sequence atgtcctatgaccgctatgttgccatctgcaaacccctgcactacgggaccctcctgggcagcagagcttgtgcccacatggcagcagctgcctggggcagtgggtttctccacgctctgctgcacacggccaatacattttccctacccctctgccacggcaatgctgtggaccagttcttctgtgaaatcccccagatcctcaagctctcctgctcagatgcctacctcagggaagctgggctaattgtggttagtgtctgtttagcctttgggtgttttgttttcattgtggtgtcctatgtgcagatcttcagggccgtgctgaggatcccctctgagcagggacggcacaaagccttttccacgtgcctccctcacctggccgtggtctccctgtttatcagcactggatCATTTGCCCACCTGAAGcccctgtctgtctcctccgcAACCCTGGATCTCGTGGTGTCacttctgtactcggtggtacctccagctatgaaccccctcatctacagcatgaggaacaaggagctcaaggatgcagtgtggaaactgatgACCGGATGttattcagaagcaaaaaactgCCCCTCTTCTGCATAG